Part of the Vigna angularis cultivar LongXiaoDou No.4 chromosome 1, ASM1680809v1, whole genome shotgun sequence genome, GTTACTGATAATAGGGACAAAAAGCATGAAGCAATTTGGGAGATGAAGGGGTGTGTTTCCGTCAACGTCTTTCTCATTGAAAAGATGAACCATGGATAGGTTGCGCGTGATTCTAATAACTGTAAACAGCCTCCCCTTATTCACAGCATAATGAAGAAAATTCTTGCCATTTTTATCAACTAGCTCCGAACAATCTGGACAGCGTTTTAGAATGGTTTCTATAATTTGCCAACTTCCATCAGCAGCAGCGATGTGAAGCGCTGTCATGCCCTCGTTATCTTGCATGTATGCAATGCTCATATTTTGTTCAAGCAGAAACTCCGTCAAAACTTTGTTCCTCTTTTTCACCGCATAATGAAGAGGATTCCGACCTTTCTTATCTGCATGTTTCACCGCCAGTTTCACATGTTCATTCTTTAGAAGTTCTCTTGCCATTTCTGCATGTCATGTGAAATTATTATCATTCCTTTTGTATTAACACTCAAAACCATCGGTTCAATAAATATTCTTCAATTCTTCTTATTCATGATTTATAACCCACCTGTTTGTCACCGATCTGCCCCTATACCCCATCTCGTGTCActaaaaaagttaaagaaaaaaaaaacaactaccATCTACATTTGAAGAAAAATTCTACAGAAGAAATTAAAGTGAAACATATGAGGTTTCAGATAGTATATTAGTTCTGCAATAAAACGTATGAGAAACTACCatcaaaacttaaaatgaaaaataggaAGGTTTGCTACCTATATCTTGATTAATCACTGCAGCGTGCAATGCTGTTTGATTATTGGGGCCTTGGTATGCGGGTGATTTGATGTTGGTTAATATCTCACACGCCACTTGTTGATATCGTCCTTTTGATGCAAGATAAAGAGGAGTCTCATCGGCTTTATTTGCATGATAGGAGTAATCAGGATCCATTTTTAACAAGGTCTTCACTACTTGGATGTGATTATAGCGCACAGCCTCGTGTAATGCAGTGTCCTTATCATTATTTGTTGCCCTGATAAACTTTTGTTCTGCTCCAACACCATCCTCGATATCTGATGGAAAAGCATTGACATGTTCAACCAATAATTTTGCGACACTGGAGTGTCCATTCTTTGCAGCAATATGAAGGGGTGTTTCACCCTTGGCGTTAGGCAGTAGAACTAGTCCTCTACACTTGTCAATAATCTGTTTCACGAATTCTTCTGAAACAGCTACCTTGAATGTCAGATCTGGACGCTTTCCCTGAATTGTTTGCAGAAGAAAGGATGCAGGTGAACGGATTCGGATTTTTTGGCTTGTTGTAGAAGTCAAGTGTATATGGAGAATGGTGTTTCTGTTGGGGGTGACCAGAGTCTCCAAATTCTGGACTTTGATGAATTCTTGGAAGTTTCCTTTCACTGCAGCAAAGTATAGATTTGGATCAATGCGCGTGATATTGTGGTTATTGCCATCGGTGTCTTGCGATGACGCGGAAGAAACTGCTGCTATCTGGTTAGTTGCTGCCATTATCTTCTTCACCGTTATTTTTCAACTCTTGGCGTATCTAAGATAAAGGAAGAAGACGACAAATTTACCACAGTGCAATTTTAACATTGTATTACCGAGGTGGAACTTAAAAACTCTTTAGTTTTGAAACCAAATATAACCTTTAATAtcaactctctctttttcattaaattaaatatttaacatatgttaaatttcaatttaattccttaaatacgatattatttacaaattttccAAGTTACTAATGTTAGCACTCTGGTAGGTGTTAGGTGTTAGAGAGAATAAAGCAGTAAAGAGAGAGTGTAGCAAaaagtgtaatgcaaagaaagagagaaaacaagagTTGTTCTCATTAACCAAAGTAGGGTATATATGTATACTAAATACAAAAGTGGCATACTATCATTTGACAGTTAAAGTAGTTACAGTTTAGTTTTTACATTTAACACTCTCCTCTAAAACTAAACTCCTTAGGGATTTAACTCCAAGAGAATCCCTCAGCTTCTCAAACCTGCTTTGTCTTAAAGCTTTGGTGAAGATGTTCGCAATCTGTTCTTCTGTGGGACAATACACAAATTCTAACTTCTTTCTG contains:
- the LOC108322816 gene encoding ankyrin repeat-containing protein At5g02620, producing the protein MAATNQIAAVSSASSQDTDGNNHNITRIDPNLYFAAVKGNFQEFIKVQNLETLVTPNRNTILHIHLTSTTSQKIRIRSPASFLLQTIQGKRPDLTFKVAVSEEFVKQIIDKCRGLVLLPNAKGETPLHIAAKNGHSSVAKLLVEHVNAFPSDIEDGVGAEQKFIRATNNDKDTALHEAVRYNHIQVVKTLLKMDPDYSYHANKADETPLYLASKGRYQQVACEILTNIKSPAYQGPNNQTALHAAVINQDIEMARELLKNEHVKLAVKHADKKGRNPLHYAVKKRNKVLTEFLLEQNMSIAYMQDNEGMTALHIAAADGSWQIIETILKRCPDCSELVDKNGKNFLHYAVNKGRLFTVIRITRNLSMVHLFNEKDVDGNTPLHLPNCFMLFVPIISNFRRKVTAKFAYARTEDSNAMLMTQDPEEFNLGGDKQNERFDKKPKNEEEKSAEPFFTKEAKETHLLVATLIATVSFAAGITLPGGTIQDGEHKGSPIMREKASFRAFIVSNTIAMVLATTAAHIHLFTSLITKANWKEQYVSELALNFTLFALLAMIVAFATATYAVLGSSLLGIAVITLALLYFCLIPLIKKRVSAIAAAVAGSRRTVASSEFSRLAAPSRDLSSSHRLASSHRLVSSRLAALSPHCLGDVEGEAIW